A window of the Lolium perenne isolate Kyuss_39 chromosome 7, Kyuss_2.0, whole genome shotgun sequence genome harbors these coding sequences:
- the LOC127313171 gene encoding abscisic acid receptor PYL9: protein MEAHMERALREGVTEAERAALEGTVRAHHTFPGRAPGATATCTSLVARRVAAPLRAVWPIVRSFGNPQRYKHFVRTCALAAGDGASVGSVREVTVVSGLPASTSTERLEILDDDRHILSFSVLGGEHRLRNYRSVTSVTEFQPGPYCVVLESYVVDVPEGNTEDDTRMFTDTVVKLNLQKLASVAEESGAGAPGSAGSRRRS, encoded by the coding sequence ATGGAGGCGCACATGGAGCGGGCGCTGCGGGAGGGGGTGACGGAGGCGGAGCGGGCGGCGCTGGAGGGCACGGTGCGCGCGCACCACACCTTCCCGGGCCGCGCGCCGGGGGCCACGGCCACCTGCACGTcgctggtggcgcggcgcgtggcggcGCCGCTGCGCGCCGTCTGGCCCATCGTGCGCAGCTTCGGCAACCCGCAGCGGTACAAGCACTTCGTGCGCACCTGCGCGCTCGCCGCGGGCGACGGCGCCAGCGTCGGCAGCGTCCGCGAGGTCACCGTCGTCTCCGGCCTCCCGGCCTCCACCAGCACGGAGCGGCTCGAGATCCTCGACGACGACCGCCACATCCTCAGCTTCAGCGTCCTCGGCGGGGAGCACCGCCTCCGCAACTACCGCTCCGTCACCTCCGTCACCGAGTTCCAGCCCGGGCCCTACTGCGTCGTCCTCGAGTCATACGTCGTCGACGTGCCCGAGGGGAACACCGAGGACGACACCAGGATGTTCACCGACACCGTCGTCAAGCTCAACCTCCAGAAGCTCGCATCCGTCGCCGAGGAGTCCGGCGCGGGGGCGCCTGGGTCTGCCGGATCGCGGCGGCGGAGCTAG